The following proteins come from a genomic window of Streptomyces sp. GS7:
- a CDS encoding DUF2752 domain-containing protein, producing MSDPVVPARPDGFRGPLRRLVAPVATLAALTAAFAGVGAVDPNEPGHYPVCPLLHLTGIYCPACGGLRSAHAVAHGDLAAALGDNALAVAGYAAFALFWPVWFTRAARGRRTAGPRPRPGHWWALGGLLLAFTAVRNLPFGAGLHP from the coding sequence GTGAGCGATCCAGTGGTCCCGGCGCGGCCGGACGGATTCCGCGGCCCGCTGCGGCGTCTCGTCGCGCCGGTGGCCACGCTCGCAGCGCTCACCGCCGCCTTCGCCGGGGTCGGCGCCGTCGACCCCAACGAACCCGGCCACTACCCCGTCTGCCCGCTGCTGCACCTCACCGGCATCTACTGTCCGGCCTGCGGCGGCCTGCGCAGCGCCCACGCCGTCGCACACGGCGACCTCGCCGCGGCCCTGGGGGACAACGCCCTCGCGGTGGCCGGCTACGCCGCCTTCGCGCTCTTCTGGCCGGTCTGGTTCACCCGCGCCGCACGCGGACGCCGGACGGCCGGGCCGCGCCCGCGCCCCGGCCACTGGTGGGCGCTGGGCGGGCTGCTGCTGGCCTTCACCGCGGTCCGCAACCTCCCCTTCGGCGCCGGGCTGCACCCGTGA